In a single window of the Elaeis guineensis isolate ETL-2024a chromosome 4, EG11, whole genome shotgun sequence genome:
- the LOC105035843 gene encoding uncharacterized protein: MGREWHWSRSLAKGEKESPGCMSGMLHYFDFHHLLFTATSRTVPPEVHHPTSQLKGVEAPRNSLELDDGKASFGSVISQEYDDVPVGIQVVPKPAAVTKSKKMITLFEEERRSSLAETPRTPGVVARLMGLEVLPDQLSCPTTPFLRSPPLVESQEQHGKKKKKKKLKGECRRESVSPRQPLQSINCNVAGRYEMRSRSLPDTPRVSSARSWDSDPRLSLQLNKESTNKAMQEFSYLCEVSGDYSLPPSRSPSPCMAKSRKKDFGRHQDENRSPRSHYYGREIVKQVKESISSRRGDSSDEIAVRPRRTKSAEKKASCYVDTWSQRKSPTENPLPSCSPPGIRFLEPSKSRPVEDHIPKSQQKPKFARQRSPSHCLSSSNSLRSKDNVVANAVKIGPSKCTKASYERFTERIKKQHPASETARPDSLSSSSQPASMLQEHLSEKQRSSIPSFVRIKRKEASPSLSRPVPEQIPQQSPSCSVQEQKLMNVGVEGALMPLKTPSCPQRRVPKEQNPEYRYVRSILELAGITGVAIPSFRWYSSSLPIDPIIFHLLELELELPFFPTEEGQQQSKVEGEMILLGPMRHRWNRKLLFHLVENILGDLLRWSHLATPTIHQSHLIKHHVMDRGNKADGGELLLWELWRQIQSFPAAECQVVGDIDSLVAADLREAKIRRLVLHPSVVEEMEDIALEVEQEIFDDVLVQAAASLALVFRGT; the protein is encoded by the exons atggggaggGAATGGCATTGGAGCCGCTCTTTGGCTAAAGGGGAGAAGGAGAGCCCCGGATGCATGAGCGGCATGCTCCATTACTTCGACTTCCACCACCTTCTCTTTACCGCCACCAGTCGAACCGTGCCGCCTGAAGTCCACCACCCAACTTCTCAGctcaaag GTGTCGAGGCGCCGAGGAATAGCCTGGAGCTGGACGATGGGAAAGCATCGTTTGGTTCGGTCATTTCACAGGAGTATGACGATGTCCCT GTTGGGATACAGGTAGTTCCAAAACCAGCTGCAGTGACCAAAAGCAAAAAGATGATAACGTTGTTTGAGGAGGAGAGAAGGAGCTCGCTGGCTGAGACGCCAAGGACACCAGGCGTCGTGGCCCGTCTTATGGGCTTAGAGGTGCTGCCGGACCAGCTCTCTTGTCCAACTACCCCATTCCTGAGGTCCCCTCCGTTAGTGGAATCTCAGGAGCAAcacggaaagaagaaaaagaaaaagaagctcaAAGGTGAATGCAGACGAGAATCGGTATCCCCTCGGCAACCCCTTCAAAGTATAAACTGCAATGTTGCAGGAAGATATGAAATGAGGTCCCGTTCGTTGCCGGACACGCCGAGAGTGTCATCAGCCAGGTCATGGGATTCAGATCCAAGGCTATCTTTGCAACTTAACAAGGAGAGCACAAACAAGGCCATGCAGGAGTTCAGCTACTTGTGCGAGGTGTCTGGGGACTACTCGCTCCCACCTTCGCGCTCGCCATCACCTTGTATGGCAAAGTCTAGGAAGAAAGATTTCGGAAGGCACCAAGATGAGAACAGGAGCCCAAGAAGCCACTACTATGGTCGCGAGATAGTGAAGCAAGTCAAGGAAAGCATCAGTAGCAGGAGAGGAGACAGCAGTGATGAAATTGCTGTCAGACCAAGAAGGACTAAATCAGCCGAGAAGAAAGCATCATGCTATGTTGATACATGGAGCCAGCGCAAGTCCCCGACAGAGAATCCATTACCATCATGTTCACCTCCTGGGATCAGGTTCTTGGAGCCCTCGAAAAGCAGACCGGTGGAAGATCACATTCCCAAATCCCAGCAAAAGCCAAAATTTGCTCGCCAGAGATCACCATCGCATTGTTTGTCATCATCTAATTCCCTTAGAAGCAAAGATAATGTGGTAGCAAATGCAGTTAAGATAGGTCCAAGCAAGTGCACGAAAGCAAGCTACGAGCGCTTCACCGAGAGGATCAAGAAGCAACATCCAGCCTCCGAGACAGCCAGACCGGATTCCTTATCATCTTCTTCGCAACCAGCTTCCATGCTCCAGGAGCACCTCTCTGAAAAGCAGCGCAGCTCTATCCCTTCATTTGTTAGAATCAAGAGGAAGGAAGCGTCTCCTTCATTGTCAAGGCCAGTACCAGAACAAATCCCGCAGCAATCTCCTTCCTGCTCGGTCCAAGAACAAAAACTG ATGAATGTTGGAGTTGAAGGTGCTTTAATGCCATTGAAGACCCCAAGTTGTCCCCAACGCCGGGTACCAAAAGAGCAGAATCCCGAGTACAGATATGTGAGGTCCATACTAGAGCTAGCAGGGATTACGGGAGTAGCTATCCCTTCATTCAGATGGTACTCCTCTTCCCTCCCCATAGACCCCATCATTTTCCACCTGCTCGAGCTCGAGCTCGAGCTCCCCTTTTTCCCGACAGAAGAAGGCCAACAGCAGAGCAAAGTCGAGGGGGAAATGATCCTCCTCGGCCCTATGCGGCACAGATGGAACAGGAAGCTCCTGTTCCATCTGGTGGAGAATATCTTGGGAGATCTCCTCCGGTGGTCGCACCTCGCCACCCCCACCATTCATCAGAGTCATCTAATCAAGCATCATGTTATGGACCGCGGGAACAAAGCCGACGGCGGCGAGTTGTTGCTATGGGAGCTCTGGAGGCAGATCCAGAGCTTCCCGGCGGCCGAGTGCCAGGTGGTCGGTGACATCGACTCACTCGTGGCGGCGGACCTGCGGGAGGCCAAGATACGGCGGCTGGTGCTGCACCCCTCGGTGGTGGAGGAGATGGAGGACATCGCGTTGGAGGTCGAGCAGGAGATCTTTGACGACGTCCTCGTGCAGGCCGCGGCATCTCTCGCCCTCGTCTTCCGAGGGACCTGA